One genomic region from Spirochaetales bacterium encodes:
- a CDS encoding PD-(D/E)XK nuclease family protein yields MEQRSRFIRELQRLCNTDLLTEKWLIAPTHRIGFQWIDQVSAAGQPVLNLRLKTIRTIAMDFASGALASKELVCISGLRKELLVGAVFEGLRKQKSGYLNRLSSGKGLLKRLCLSIEELRLAGLESGDINPDFFEVPEKGKEIIRLLRDYEKALASRRLADYTDVLKLAMHHVMEMDTKAEDGPLLVVPEAAIRFDFHPLEKQFWSKIPGRARKVLSCDNPNDAMPEERTDITLLSKIRDVTGCPPPRGDDSANIFHASGAVNEIREVFRRIVSRKIPFDKVEVIQTDSATYVPIIYESAFIFGEGTETDIPVTFEEGIPIHYSKPGRALYAWIRWFEEGFPQYRLTRMIREGLLNISSGHASLFQTIHIWLGRERYLPLLDRAIAAYKKPHASMAGRHFDDDISPPVDIISAGRKQEMLKKLHSFVQDLLSHTPQENSDESHILSCAIWFVKHASSATNEFDNYAKQVMLRGLEEIGECVESGETLSGFDLRSWLSRLSQDLSAMALGPRPSHVYVTSIASGGHSGRPYTFIVGLDDTRFPGSGTSDPILLDHERKRISGELDVKGDLPENKMRELSLLFSRLRGNCTLSFSSLDMIDNRQIFPSPVILSAYRILSGNHEADHGCLMNALHGSVSFTPGEPDACITGSEFWAHRLCGSVEVENRYELTGKFFPHLGRGFDMRRARESDSFTVFDGFVPSCTEDIDPYSEGGIILSSSGLELLARCPLHFFFRYVLGIEEQEDETIDTARWLTSLDRGSLLHEVFREFMEEVSRRDQRPLFNEHRTLLHTILDRYIDIAKIDNPPCNPLVMASDISYLRKTADVFLRREEKFCRTSRPVFFEVTIGVRQTGNSTLLDSEDPLTLRLTHDKSVRVRARIDRIDRADASGDPVFSVWDYKTGRSAQYGWQDPFTKGRIIQNILYLAASELRLKQHFGPRARVGRFGFFFPSIGELGRRIWWDRDTLTGGTRYLLMLCDMIAAGCFPYTDTQADIAFSGYTDAVVDGDRAIEEINRKISVDDNENLQPFKRFRNA; encoded by the coding sequence ATGGAGCAACGCTCGCGATTTATCAGGGAACTGCAACGACTCTGTAATACGGATCTGCTTACCGAGAAATGGCTGATTGCCCCGACCCACCGCATCGGTTTTCAATGGATCGACCAGGTATCGGCCGCGGGACAGCCCGTCCTCAATCTGCGGCTCAAGACGATCAGGACGATCGCGATGGATTTCGCATCCGGGGCACTTGCGTCAAAAGAGCTTGTCTGTATAAGCGGTCTCAGAAAAGAACTTCTCGTCGGGGCCGTCTTCGAAGGATTGCGGAAACAAAAATCGGGATACCTAAACCGGCTGAGTTCGGGGAAAGGACTCCTCAAGAGACTTTGTTTATCGATCGAAGAATTACGGCTGGCCGGTCTTGAAAGCGGCGATATCAACCCGGATTTTTTTGAAGTGCCTGAAAAGGGAAAGGAAATTATCCGGCTGTTGCGCGATTACGAGAAAGCCCTTGCCTCCCGCAGACTCGCCGATTATACCGACGTCCTCAAACTCGCCATGCATCATGTCATGGAAATGGATACTAAAGCTGAGGACGGGCCGCTTCTTGTAGTGCCGGAGGCGGCAATCAGGTTTGATTTTCATCCACTCGAAAAACAATTCTGGTCAAAAATACCCGGCCGCGCCCGTAAAGTGCTTTCCTGCGACAACCCGAACGATGCCATGCCGGAAGAACGTACGGATATCACTCTCCTGTCAAAGATCCGTGATGTTACCGGATGCCCGCCGCCGCGCGGGGACGATTCGGCGAATATCTTTCATGCCTCGGGCGCGGTAAACGAAATTCGTGAAGTGTTTCGCCGTATCGTTTCCAGAAAGATACCGTTTGACAAGGTCGAGGTTATTCAGACCGATTCAGCGACCTACGTCCCGATCATCTATGAATCGGCTTTTATTTTCGGGGAGGGTACCGAAACCGATATCCCCGTCACCTTTGAAGAAGGTATTCCGATACATTATTCAAAACCGGGCCGCGCGCTTTATGCCTGGATTCGGTGGTTCGAAGAGGGGTTTCCGCAATACCGCCTTACCCGTATGATACGGGAAGGGTTGCTGAACATTTCATCCGGTCACGCGTCGCTCTTTCAGACGATACATATCTGGCTGGGAAGGGAAAGGTACCTTCCGCTGCTGGATCGTGCCATTGCCGCATATAAAAAGCCGCATGCCTCGATGGCCGGAAGACATTTTGACGACGATATATCCCCGCCGGTAGATATTATAAGCGCCGGCCGAAAGCAAGAAATGCTGAAAAAATTACACTCCTTTGTGCAGGACCTTCTTTCCCATACACCACAGGAAAACTCGGATGAGTCCCATATTCTTTCCTGCGCGATATGGTTCGTGAAACACGCCTCAAGCGCAACCAATGAATTCGACAATTACGCAAAGCAGGTCATGCTTCGCGGTCTGGAAGAAATCGGTGAATGCGTCGAATCGGGGGAAACCCTCTCGGGCTTCGATCTCCGTTCATGGCTTTCGCGTCTCTCGCAGGATTTGTCCGCCATGGCCCTTGGTCCCCGGCCTTCTCATGTCTATGTGACGTCGATCGCATCCGGCGGCCATTCCGGAAGGCCTTATACCTTTATCGTGGGACTCGACGACACGAGGTTTCCCGGCAGCGGTACGAGCGATCCCATTCTCCTTGACCATGAACGAAAAAGAATCTCAGGAGAACTTGATGTGAAGGGCGACCTGCCGGAAAACAAAATGAGAGAATTGAGTCTTCTCTTCTCACGTCTGCGGGGAAACTGTACACTCAGTTTCTCCTCATTGGACATGATCGATAACCGCCAGATATTTCCCTCTCCCGTTATCCTTTCAGCTTACAGGATCCTCTCGGGAAACCACGAGGCCGATCACGGCTGCCTTATGAACGCGTTACATGGATCGGTCAGTTTTACTCCCGGGGAACCCGACGCATGTATAACGGGTTCGGAATTCTGGGCGCACAGGCTTTGCGGAAGCGTCGAGGTTGAAAACAGGTATGAACTCACTGGAAAATTTTTTCCCCACCTCGGGAGGGGATTCGATATGCGCCGCGCACGCGAATCCGATTCGTTTACCGTTTTCGACGGGTTTGTCCCTTCATGCACGGAAGATATCGATCCCTACAGTGAAGGTGGCATTATCCTCTCGTCGAGCGGACTCGAACTTCTCGCACGGTGTCCGCTTCATTTTTTCTTCCGCTACGTTCTGGGTATCGAAGAACAGGAAGATGAAACGATCGATACCGCACGGTGGCTGACCTCTTTGGATCGCGGTTCCCTTCTCCACGAGGTGTTTCGCGAGTTTATGGAAGAGGTATCCCGGCGCGATCAACGCCCACTTTTCAATGAACACAGGACATTATTGCATACGATTTTGGACCGATACATCGACATTGCGAAAATCGATAATCCGCCGTGTAATCCGCTCGTTATGGCTTCGGATATTTCCTATCTGAGAAAAACCGCGGATGTTTTCCTGCGCCGGGAAGAAAAATTCTGCAGGACTTCCCGCCCCGTTTTTTTTGAAGTGACAATCGGTGTCCGTCAAACCGGCAACAGCACACTGCTTGACTCCGAAGACCCCCTCACCCTCCGCCTCACGCACGATAAAAGCGTCCGCGTACGTGCACGCATCGACAGAATCGACCGGGCAGACGCATCCGGCGATCCGGTATTTTCGGTCTGGGATTATAAAACCGGCCGTTCGGCTCAATACGGTTGGCAGGATCCGTTTACCAAAGGCAGAATAATCCAGAATATCCTCTACCTCGCAGCGTCCGAACTCAGACTCAAGCAGCACTTCGGCCCCCGCGCGAGGGTCGGACGGTTCGGCTTTTTTTTTCCGTCTATCGGTGAGCTGGGCAGACGGATATGGTGGGACAGGGACACCCTTACGGGCGGCACCCGATATCTTCTAATGTTATGCGATATGATAGCGGCCGGCTGCTTCCCATACACGGACACGCAGGCTGACATCGCCTTTTCAGGTTACACGGATGCTGTCGTGGACGGCGACCGGGCCATAGAAGAGATAAACCGGAAAATCTCCGTCGATGATAATGAGAACCTGCAGCCGTTCAAGAGGTTCCGAAACGCATGA
- a CDS encoding dockerin type I repeat-containing protein, whose amino-acid sequence MRKKFAFIAYLHVLFFLLCPQLYPRQTGDVNDGGNINIVDALLINSYYVGLDPPKFHKSAADINGDGRITIIDTLLVAKYDVGLISEFAMRSETIPEVTSSLCGTGLSVDKAIDGFTECVRIDNNGFENTEGDNPIGWEIRCLSNDRGISEIRTVNDNPFSGNRCILVHNVDINYVRIMKTIQIPPHSHYKLSCRIRTENVSRHGKGAGISILDCRSTSKTLRGTHNEWVETDFYIKANNERKAITIVLF is encoded by the coding sequence ATGCGTAAAAAATTTGCTTTTATTGCATACCTTCATGTATTGTTTTTTTTATTATGTCCGCAGCTTTATCCACGGCAAACGGGTGATGTAAATGATGGCGGTAACATAAACATTGTGGATGCCCTTCTTATCAACAGCTACTATGTGGGACTTGATCCTCCAAAATTCCATAAAAGCGCCGCGGATATCAATGGCGACGGGCGTATTACGATTATCGATACGCTTCTGGTTGCAAAATACGATGTCGGACTTATCTCGGAGTTCGCCATGCGTTCCGAAACAATCCCCGAAGTCACATCGTCTTTGTGTGGTACGGGATTATCGGTTGATAAAGCAATAGACGGCTTCACCGAATGTGTCAGGATCGATAATAACGGCTTTGAAAATACGGAAGGAGATAATCCGATCGGATGGGAAATCCGGTGTCTGTCGAATGACAGGGGAATATCGGAAATCAGGACGGTAAATGATAATCCCTTTTCGGGAAATCGGTGTATCCTTGTTCACAATGTCGATATTAATTACGTTCGTATAATGAAAACCATACAAATTCCTCCTCATAGTCATTATAAATTATCCTGTCGCATACGAACTGAAAACGTAAGCAGACATGGAAAGGGTGCGGGTATTTCCATACTCGATTGCCGGTCGACCTCAAAGACATTGCGGGGGACTCATAATGAGTGGGTTGAGACCGATTTTTATATAAAGGCAAACAATGAACGGAAAGCGATAACGATTGTTCTTTTTTAG